In the Bacillota bacterium genome, one interval contains:
- a CDS encoding methyltransferase domain-containing protein — protein sequence MHEQSLFQCPVCSEVLFREQKQYFCQNKHSFDRARQGYVNLLLPRHTGAGNPGDTREMLQSRRAFLDRGYYEEFSRKLNETVANTLSSAKEAQILDAGCGEGYYTWRLKNYLAGNSPDIYGIDVSRTAIQYAAGRDRSISFAVASNYHIPVLDDALDCIICVFAPRDEGQFSRVLKPTGTVVVAAPGTRHLNSLRKRLSVDPERLGSKGDMAGGFSLMDTANVTYDICLENEDILNLLQMTPYSRHVEAGAVAALEKVEKLEITVDIDIRVYKQI from the coding sequence TTGCATGAACAGTCGTTATTTCAATGCCCAGTTTGCAGCGAAGTGTTGTTCCGCGAGCAAAAACAGTATTTTTGTCAGAACAAACACAGTTTTGACCGGGCCAGGCAGGGCTATGTCAATCTGCTGTTGCCCCGGCATACAGGCGCAGGCAATCCAGGGGACACCCGGGAGATGTTGCAAAGCAGGCGCGCGTTTCTGGACCGGGGGTATTATGAGGAGTTTTCTCGAAAGTTAAATGAAACGGTCGCCAACACGCTGTCCTCTGCGAAGGAGGCGCAAATCCTTGATGCAGGTTGCGGTGAGGGATATTATACCTGGCGCCTGAAGAATTACCTGGCCGGGAATTCTCCTGATATCTATGGAATTGATGTATCACGTACAGCAATTCAATATGCCGCTGGTCGCGATCGGTCGATTAGTTTTGCTGTGGCCAGCAATTACCATATCCCTGTGCTGGATGATGCTCTAGACTGCATCATTTGCGTCTTTGCCCCCCGTGACGAAGGTCAGTTTAGCCGGGTGTTAAAACCGACTGGAACGGTTGTGGTGGCGGCGCCGGGCACCCGGCATTTGAATTCCCTCCGGAAAAGGCTGTCAGTTGACCCTGAACGCCTGGGGTCAAAGGGAGATATGGCTGGTGGTTTTTCCCTTATGGATACTGCAAATGTCACCTACGACATATGCCTGGAAAACGAGGACATCTTAAATTTGCTGCAGATGACTCCGTACAGTCGCCATGTTGAGGCCGGGGCTGTGGCAGCTCTGGAGAAAGTTGAAAAATTGGAAATAACGGTGGATATTGATATTCGGGTGTATAAACAAATTTAA
- the arsM gene encoding arsenite methyltransferase: MIVSKNETLKEYIRKNYGQIAESGSSGSCCSGGCSCSGTTLVPAETSARLGYTGEELAELPAGANMGLGCGNPVALAALKVGETVLDLGCGGGLDCFLASKQVGPDGHVIGVDMTAEMISLARKNATEAGYDNVEFRLGEIEHLPVADNTVDVIISNCVLNLSTNKAQAYREIYRVLKPGGRLMISDIVATVPLPEQVRSDLQLFAGCVAGAEHVDNLRELMNQVGFTGIDLTPKDNSREIIQSWAPGSKLEEYVASFNITANKPS, from the coding sequence ATGATTGTGAGTAAAAACGAAACGCTAAAAGAGTATATTCGTAAAAACTATGGTCAGATTGCCGAGAGTGGCAGCAGCGGTTCATGCTGTAGCGGCGGTTGCAGCTGTAGTGGAACAACGCTTGTGCCGGCCGAGACATCTGCCCGCCTGGGTTATACCGGGGAGGAGCTGGCGGAGCTGCCCGCAGGCGCAAATATGGGGCTGGGTTGTGGCAACCCAGTGGCGCTGGCAGCGCTGAAAGTAGGTGAAACAGTTCTGGACCTCGGTTGCGGTGGCGGGCTGGACTGTTTCTTGGCCAGCAAGCAGGTGGGGCCCGACGGCCATGTTATTGGAGTCGATATGACCGCAGAAATGATTAGTTTGGCACGCAAGAACGCCACAGAAGCCGGCTATGATAACGTGGAGTTCCGCCTTGGGGAAATCGAGCATTTGCCGGTGGCTGATAATACGGTGGACGTTATTATTTCCAATTGCGTACTCAACTTGTCTACTAACAAGGCACAGGCATATCGTGAAATTTATCGGGTGCTTAAGCCCGGCGGACGGCTGATGATTTCGGACATCGTTGCCACCGTTCCACTGCCGGAGCAGGTGCGCAGCGATTTGCAGTTATTTGCCGGCTGTGTCGCTGGCGCCGAACATGTTGATAATTTGCGGGAACTCATGAATCAAGTAGGTTTCACTGGGATTGATCTCACACCTAAAGATAACAGCCGTGAAATTATCCAGTCCTGGGCTCCGGGCAGCAAGCTTGAAGAGTATGTTGCCTCGTTCAATATTACAGCCAATAAACCAAGTTGA
- a CDS encoding GNAT family N-acetyltransferase, translating into MLPRSILQPINQVDASGGRSAMKPVIRFAVATDIDICLQYDHCKDRGLLLRKIEAGELIIAELDGKPVGYLTIQFIWEVLPYISLVRVAEPFQRQGIGRRMLAFLEQHLREQGHKQLLSSSQVDEPEPQAWHRARGFRECGILAGVNEGAIGEVFFRKKL; encoded by the coding sequence ATGTTGCCTCGTTCAATATTACAGCCAATAAACCAAGTTGACGCTAGTGGAGGTCGGAGCGCCATGAAACCTGTTATACGTTTCGCCGTAGCGACAGATATAGACATCTGTCTACAGTATGACCATTGCAAAGACCGCGGACTCCTATTGCGGAAAATAGAGGCCGGTGAGCTCATCATCGCAGAACTGGACGGTAAACCGGTCGGATACTTGACTATTCAGTTCATCTGGGAAGTTTTGCCGTATATAAGTTTAGTCCGGGTGGCGGAGCCATTTCAGCGCCAGGGTATCGGTCGGAGGATGCTTGCTTTCCTAGAGCAGCACCTCCGGGAACAGGGGCATAAGCAATTGCTTAGTTCCTCCCAGGTTGATGAGCCGGAGCCGCAAGCCTGGCATCGAGCCCGGGGTTTCCGGGAATGCGGGATTCTCGCTGGAGTTAACGAAGGTGCCATCGGCGAGGTGTTCTTCCGCAAGAAGCTGTAA